A segment of the Labrus mixtus chromosome 15, fLabMix1.1, whole genome shotgun sequence genome:
gtgtgtgtctgtgggtgtgtgtgtgtgtgtgtgtgtgtgtgtgtgtgtgtgtgtgtgtttgtgtgtgtgtgcagatcttgatttatgttttgaAGCTAATTGCGAGGAATTGGCGcagaaagaaaagcagtttgttttttgtttctcctgATGACggcagttttctttttaatttaatttctccAATTATAAAAACTAAAGTGCTGAAGTTTCACTGtcacctctttttttaaacagcgtGCTGCAATTTGGCTGATTTtggtttttctgtgtgtgtgtatgtgtgtgtgtgtgtgtgtgtgtgtgtgtgtgtgtgtgtgtatgtgtgtgtcagagtgtgtgtagtgtgtgtgtgtgtgtgtgtgtgtgtatgtgtgtgtgtgtgtgtgtgtgtgtgtgtgtgtgtgtggtgtgtgtgtgtcagagtgtgtgtgtgtgtgtgtgtgtgtgtgtgtgtctgtgtgtgtgtgtgtgtgtgtgtgtatgtgtgtgtgtgtgtatgtgtgtgtgtgtgtatgtgtgtgtctgtgtgtgtgtgtgtgtgtgtcagagtgtgtatgtgtgtgtcagcctcTGTTGAAGCCTCTTGGGATCAGGATGCATTTGTGATTTATTGATCTGAGTTTCTTTTTAGCAGCGCGGCTTTCTGAGCAGTCGTTCAcctttgttctctctctcccccccctctctctcgcagTTCCTGTTGAGCTCGTAGGACAGGAGCTGAGGTAAGGAAACACCTTCATCTTTGTGCGAGTCCCTTTCATAAAATTATTTTATGTGCACTGCGTTCAGCCCCCggcgctgctctctctctctctccctctctctctcgctctctctctctctccctcgctctctctctctctctctctccttctctctctccatctctctctctcactctctccctctctctcttcttcagatgagttagtttatttttatttctgatcaCCGGCTCCTCTCATTGGCTCGTGGTCAGCTCCTCGTACAGGATGATATCGATCCCTCCAgcctttttctgtttcctgccaCGTACAGTAGATGATCAGTAGTGTgatctttttaaattatttttccatCCTCTCTCGTTTTATCACGCTTCATCTGCGAGCACTGGTCTGTACTCTGCCAGGACGAGGAAAGAGAGTGgctcatttaaaatgcaaatgcagCATTTTTTAATAAGTGAAATTAATAATAAGGATAATTGGAGTAATAAAGGGCAACTGCAGGGGGAAGGTAATGAGAACTGAAATGAGCCGTCCTGAGGGGTCATAGCAAcctgatagagagagagaggggcgagggagagagagagagaggggcgagggagagagagagagagagagagaggcgaggaagagagaggcaagggagagagaggggcgagggagagagagggagagagagagagagggagagagaggggggatatTACTGCAGGTCGGAGCTGATCTGTATCTCTCACTAACAGGATATAGGCCCGGTTGATGTACGACACACAATATTATGTTCTGCCACCTGTATTCAtgcatcctgtgtgtgtctgtgtgtgtgagtggtgtgtgtgtgtgaggggggggggacacatctttgtgcatgtgcatgtgtgctcaGTCTGCATGTGATCCTTACTTTGCTTCTGAGGGACTAAACAGCAGCGTGTCTTTAAACATATCTCTAACCTCCATCCATCCCATCCAGCTGCCCCACCCCTGGATGCAATGGCTCCGGCCATATCAGTGGGAGATACTCACGACACAGAAGGTAGGGCAGAtgaaacccccccccaccctctgtctgtctgtctgtcctttcCACGCCATCTGCTTCTTTTCATGACATTCAGAGAAACACGCTCACACGCCCAGCCGAGACATGGTTAAAGACAATAAACAATGAAGCTgcagcctgttagcatagcttagcttAAACATCTGATCCCCTCTGCTCGCTGTCTTCCTGTTTCCATGCTTTCTTTAAGAGGAGCGTTTTAAACAGAATCATTCTGTGGTTTTAAATCATCACATGCAAGTCAAAGTCCTGAAAAACGTTTTCATTGGCCGGCAGGGAAACAAgatttcccccctcccccccccccctcagagaGCCTGTGAGCCTCGACTTGGGGCGGCTCACTGGTTTGTGACTCGTCTTTATTGAGGGGCAGATATTAgctctctgtttacatgtgtatCTGTTCAGCAGCCAATTTCAGATGCACTTTGTTTatagatccacacacacagacacacagacacacacacacacacaccggtcGGTGTCTCCCAggtgagagtgagagggagtTTATTGGATTTCACCCTCCGCTGCCTCGCCCGCCCGCCTCTCCACACAAGATGTTCATTAAACGTTCCACTCAAttggctctgattggttgtgaTGAGTGACTGAGCCTGCATGGCGCCCCCCTCAGGCCACACGTGTTTACTTTTCAACCCTCCTCATGTCACATCATAGCCCCGCCGTCCATCCTGCTGACGAGCTGCATGAAGCTGAACATGTCAAAGttgaaatgttgtctttaactgtctttcttcttctctccctccgtCAGCGTTCTGGGCTGCCCCATAGCCAGGAAGCGCCGTCTAGAGGAAGCCGAGGCAGAGCAGgatcaggaggagcaggacgcAGAGCAGCCCGCCGCCAAGAGGAAGTCCAACGCCCTGAAACTGGCGCTGGATGAGGGCTTCAGCGCAGAGAGCGACGCCAGCAGCGAGGCTGAGGGCgagggagagaaagatggagagaagagCCGGGAGAgtaaggaaggaggagaggaggagaaagaggaggtggCACAAGATGAACAGACAAACggacatgaggaggaggagtcacagcaggaggaggagactgatcagaaggaggaggacagagctgATGAAGGTAAGATCAGTTATCACAGGAGGAACATTAAACCTCTGCAtcgttttaaaaacagaggtgATGTGCCTCGTATGTTCTGCTCTCAGAGACGTTGGACATTCAGGGAACCAAACCCTGAACTGTTAGTCAGCCTAACAGTCTTGATTCAGGGCACAGAGTCCTGCAGCTTCAAATTGCTTTTAGGAGAGATAAATGATGAAGTTTAGAGTTTATGTGAATCCATCTGACagatagaaaacacatttaacagaaGGTGAGGTGCAGTACCTCCTAATGGCCATTAGGGGCAGCTGACCTGCATGTACAGAGGGTCAtgtttttacagtaaaaaaactGTGATATCACTGTGAtatcactctgacatcatcacctctGTTTCCATAGAAGAAGAGTGTGTCATCATCGAGCCTGAGCACGCAGCGGCGCCCCCTGCAGACGAGTGTCCGTCTCCCTCTCAGAGTGCCGAAGAGGTGGccaactctctcctccacctcggCCGAGTCCCCGACAACAATGAGCCGAGTGTGGCCCTTCTGCAGCCGGTTGCTATGGAGACTGAGGAGGATATCGTTGTGGCAGCCGCACGGGGTGAAGAAgtaaaggaggagaaggaggaagaggaggaggaggaggcaaacAGAGTTCAAGTATCagagtcacctgttggacagaAGGAggcagctgaggaggaggaggaggaagaaggaaaggagATGAGCCAGGAGAACCAGCAGTACCTGTCTGACCAGATCAGagatgacagagaggaggagcaggagcagcaggaggaggaggaggaggcagctcCAGCACATCAGAGACTGAGCACTcctgaagagaaggaggagcaggtggagcaggagcaggaagaggagcaggaggaggaggaggaggaggaggaggagcaccACAGTCTGCCCGATGTGCCAACTGCCGTCCGCACTATTACCAGCACCGCCGCCGCTCAGGGAACACACACCTTTAACCACACAGCCAGTCCCCTACAGGACTACAACTCCCACATGGCCAGTCTCCCAGAAAACTACAACTCCCACCGGGCCAGTCCACTCCACAAATTGGACTCCCACAAACCTCTTCAGAACTACAAGTCCAGTCCTCCCCTCATCTTCAGGGCCGGTCCGCTTGAGGACTACTTCCCCAACCTCCGAGGAGAGAACTTTCACCTCCACACAGCGGCACCCTCCGCCTCCCCCGACATCATCGAGGTGAGGTCAGACCGCTCCGACGAGAAGGACTTCGACGATGTGGACGGGGACGACGAGCGTGACGACGAGGACAGCCTATCGCAGCGTTCCACGGTGACGGACGAGTCAGAAATGTTCGACATCACGAGGGGGAACCTGGGTCTGCTGGAGCAGGCCATCGCCCTGAAGGCGGAGCAGGTGAAGCCGGCCGGGCCCCGAGAGCTGCTGTGCGGCCCTGACCTCCACCACCAGAGATACTTCACCATGGACGACAGGCCCAAACACCTGGACATCCTGCGCAAGAGCTACTTCAGCAAAGGTAGGACAGAGAGCAGGGACAATGCTGACACCtgattctgtttatttaaaggtacagtaacATCACACACCTGCTGTAAGCACAGTGTTGAGTTCAAGGACACACCGACATCAGACACTCCTGATAGAAAAGACAAGTTCATCTAACGTGGGCCTCACCTGTCAGGTGGGCTTTAAGTGGGCCAACACAGGAACCCAGAGGAACACATCTGGGTCAAAGTGAgccacattttaaaacctgtcTGGAGAGGTTGTGTGGGGCCTCCTGTGAGGATTTACTGGGTACAGAGTCAAGAGTGCAATACAAAAAAACTAATCTTTAAAACAACGAAATAAATagagaggaataaaaacattaatttaaagaatatttCAAAGTATTTTCTTTGAGTTTCACACTTGGTTCAAGTTGATTTGTTCACTTATATAATCCCTTTAGTTTCTTATTTGTGTCGagaaaacttttatttattcattatttattcgTATTTAATGTCTTTAAGAGTCTgagcagaaagacaaagagagttttatcttcatgaaaagttaaagaggtaaaaaaattaagaaaacaaatcataaaaaacacacgCTCCCGACCTGTGCGCTCCCGACCTGCACGCTCTGCACACAGCAATGATGGCGCCCTACATCCACATGATGagtgtgcagaaaaaaatgttctggaGCAGCACAAAGTGTCGCTGCTGAACTTTGTGTTCagagcagaacacacacacacacacacacacagatacacacacacagtgtttgcaTTAAACAGAATGAGtcacacagctcctcctgcttttATTGTGGCGGGGTAAAGAGCTCCAGAGAGAGGGCGctcagagaggaaggaggaggagcacaaAGAGGGCAggttgctctgtgtgtgtgtgtgtgtgtgtgtgtgtgtgtgtgtgtgtgtgtgtgtgtgtgtgtgtgtgtgtgtgtgtgtgtgtgtgtgtgtgtgtgtgtgattcaaacTCACATTAGGACGGCTGGTTAAACCACCGCTGGCCTTCACAGAGGCGCGTCAGACATGAGCAGCCGATCCAGATGGTGTAGCTTTTGTACATTTGTCTGAAATCTGTCTGGATTTCATGCTCAGTCGAGCGCAGCGTCTGAAGGAATTAACCACTCACTTTTGTCCTCCTTATTCatccccccttctcctctcctctcttacctcctctcctcttatctcctctcctcttatctcccctcccctcctctcctctcctctcctctcctctcctctcacctcctctcatctcatctcctctcctctcctctcctctcctctcctctcctctcctctcctcttcctccaccagAGAGCAGCAGGCCAGAGAAGAGGGAGATCAAGTGTCCCACCCCGGGTTGTGATGGGACGGGTCATGTGACCGGTCTGTACCCCCACCACCGCAGCCTGTCAGGCTGTCCGCACAAGGACAGGATCCCCCCCGAGAGTGAGTTTTTATTCTGACACTACGTCTTCTTAGGGTGGACTCATCGATCACGCTGGTCTGCACAGATTTCTGAAGGAGCTCTTcggtgtgtctctgagtgtgtgtacttTGATCTCCTCCTCAGTTCTCGCCATGCATGAGAACGTGCTGAAGTGTCCGACTCCCGGCTGCACCGGTCAGGGCCATGTTAACAGCAACCGCAACACACACCGCAGgtactcacacacatgcacacacacaaacacaaacacacagacacacacacagacacacacaaacacaaacacacagacacacacacacacacacacacacacacacacacacacacacaaacacacagacagtgtttgtatttttgcagGACAGTGAATGTGTCAGCGCTCTTCAGATTTGGCACTCAGCAGCTCTTtcatgttcctctctctctgcagtctctCTGGATGTCCCATCgctgctgcagagaaactgTCCAAGGGCCACGATAAGCAGCTTCTGTGTCAGCCGGGCGGCGAGCTGCTCAAAGGAAGCCCCAACGACAGAGTGCTCAGGTGGGTCATCACAAACaaagctctctgattggtttaaaCATATCCAGGCTGCGTTCCCCGTCAGCAGACGCTGAGATAACACTGCAGTTTTAACGAccaccacaagatggcagcaccCACAAAAAGTCTTTAATTATGATTATTATGTAATTATCGAGCGTCGTGGCCACGCCCACTTAGGAGACAGGAAGTGCATACCACACTCCTGAGCACTGATCCTGGTCTGTGATTGGCTCGTTATAACGCGGTGAGTGGCGTTGAAGCATTCAGGGTGGCGGTCCGATCATTTCTGTCCCTGAAAGGTCTCTCGCTCCTCGGCCGCTCGGCAGCGTGACCACGGACACAGGAATGATAATGAGCACACACCACGCTGctcttcttctgttggtatttaaattaataaagCAGCCGATAAGCTAATTATGTGAGCTGTAGGGGCGTTGTGAGGGGCGTTGTGAGGGGCGTTGTGGGGGGAGGAGAAATAATTGCTTTCCTTGAGGAAAAGCTCATCAGTGGTCAGACAAAGCACGGaggattaaaacagaagaagagcgTCTGCTTTGTTGTTCTCTCcgattgtttttcaaatgagctCGGAGGATTCTTCATGCACTCCGAGGAATGCACGtttcagaaacagagaagaagaagaagaagatcaaaCTTTGACTCATCAGATGTGAGCTCAGACCGGAGGAAAccagaaaagtgtttttaaatgagattAACTCTCTgaatcaagaagaagaagaaataacgTGCAGAGCGCTCCTTTACTGTCAGCGTGCTCCGAGACACAGGTGATCACATGACACCTGTTAGAACATGAAAAGTTACAGACACAGGTGATCACATGACACCTGTTAGAACATGAAAAGTTACAGACACAGGTGATCACATGACACCTGTTAGAACATGAAGAGTTACAGACACAGGTGATCACATGACACCTGTTAGAACATGAAGAGTTACAGACACAGGTGATCACATGACACCTGTTAGAACATGAAGAGTTACAGACACAGGTGGTCACCTGACATCTGAGCAGCCAGGTGACTCAGAGAAGGTGTGGGTCTGTTGATCTGTCCTTCACTTCGGCTCATGAGGCTGTAAATGAGCGCTTGGAGGACTCAGTGTcgccccctgccccccccccccccccccggtctaTCAGTGGATTTACGCCAACAGGTCTCACAAAAGCCTGGGCTCTCCAGGAAAACGAGAGGGCTTAAAGCTCATAAATTCCTGCTGTACAACATGCAAATGTGCCCTGTGCTGATAAGAGAGCTTTTAATCCTGCTGCACTCCTGCTAAGtacaccactctctctctctctctctctgtctctgcacccctctctctctgcacccctctctctctctctctctctctctctctctctcaattcaattcaattcaattcaaatgagctttattggcatgacagatcaacaatctatgttgccaaagcagtacagaaaacattttgaacaacaaatgattacaatatatacagtaaacaaatacaacaaatatgaataaaagacattaacaataacatgaattatttttacagtgtatttctatgaaacattaaatgtattttgtctcagtttgtgacAATCATGAACATATTTAGCAGCTTGTactgcacacagacttttctctccacagagaTAGAACAGCTTC
Coding sequences within it:
- the myt1b gene encoding myelin transcription factor 1 isoform X8; translated protein: MTSVEGDDKRTRTRSKGIRVPVELVGQELSCPTPGCNGSGHISGRYSRHRSVLGCPIARKRRLEEAEAEQDQEEQDAEQPAAKRKSNALKLALDEGFSAESDASSEAEGEGEKDGEKSRESKEGGEEEKEEVAQDEQTNGHEEEESQQEEETDQKEEDRADEEEECVIIEPEHAAAPPADECPSPSQSAEEVANSLLHLGRVPDNNEPSVALLQPVAMETEEDIVVAAARGEEVKEEKEEEEEEEANRVQVSESPVGQKEAAEEEEEEEGKEMSQENQQYLSDQIRDDREEEQEQQEEEEEAAPAHQRLSTPEEKEEQVEQEQEEEQEEEEEEEEEHHSLPDVPTAVRTITSTAAAQGTHTFNHTASPLQDYNSHMASLPENYNSHRASPLHKLDSHKPLQNYKSSPPLIFRAGPLEDYFPNLRGENFHLHTAAPSASPDIIEVRSDRSDEKDFDDVDGDDERDDEDSLSQRSTVTDESEMFDITRGNLGLLEQAIALKAEQVKPAGPRELLCGPDLHHQRYFTMDDRPKHLDILRKSYFSKESSRPEKREIKCPTPGCDGTGHVTGLYPHHRSLSGCPHKDRIPPEILAMHENVLKCPTPGCTGQGHVNSNRNTHRSLSGCPIAAAEKLSKGHDKQLLCQPGGELLKGSPNDRVLRPMCFVKQLEVPPFGSYRPNMAPTTPRANLAKELEKYSKVSFDYASFDAQVFGKRMLAPKMATSETSPKAFKTKPSFPKSSSPSLVLHGYGKSSSLAYDYSHDAEAAHMAATAILNLSTRCWEKPENLSTKPHNKEMDIEVDENGTLDLSMKKPIKHEGSLSGTSPGVRSPDPSSSSSSLHHGSGMTSPNLLAYKQEEWEGPLDYTKPNRQREEEMDEMEHTGHSYVSSDPEDCDMMQDCMEDRKYPGEVTTPSFKVKFQPKDAKKELLSCPTPGCDGSGHITGNYASHRSLSGCPLADKSLRSLMAAHTPELKCPTPGCDGSGHITGNYTSHRSLSGCPRAKKSGIKTPTKDNQEDSELLKCPVPGCDSLGHISGKYATHRSAYGCPLAARRQKEGLLNGTPFNWKAFKTEGPTCPTPGCDGSGHANGSFLTHRSLSGCPRALFAKKKAKFPSEDYLSTKFRASDVLDNDEDIKQLNREINDLNESNNEMEADMVNLQTQISSMEKNLKSIEHENKMIEEQNEALFMELSGLSRALIRSLANIRLPHMQEPITEQNFDRYVSTLTNMYTNKDCIQSPENKALLESINKAVKGIKV
- the myt1b gene encoding myelin transcription factor 1 isoform X7, with the translated sequence MVMFSETLRRSSSAALSLSHRDMKDRQFSEKENEFRGELVNQRWTRGERTSSRCQASQRLQSRRPIMTSVEGDDKRTRTRSKGIRVPVELVGQELSCPTPGCNGSGHISGRYSRHRSVLGCPIARKRRLEEAEAEQDQEEQDAEQPAAKRKSNALKLALDEGFSAESDASSEAEGEGEKDGEKSRESKEGGEEEKEEVAQDEQTNGHEEEESQQEEETDQKEEDRADEEEECVIIEPEHAAAPPADECPSPSQSAEEVANSLLHLGRVPDNNEPSVALLQPVAMETEEDIVVAAARGEEVKEEKEEEEEEEANRVQVSESPVGQKEAAEEEEEEEGKEMSQENQQYLSDQIRDDREEEQEQQEEEEEAAPAHQRLSTPEEKEEQVEQEQEEEQEEEEEEEEEHHSLPDVPTAVRTITSTAAAQGTHTFNHTASPLQDYNSHMASLPENYNSHRASPLHKLDSHKPLQNYKSSPPLIFRAGPLEDYFPNLRGENFHLHTAAPSASPDIIEVRSDRSDEKDFDDVDGDDERDDEDSLSQRSTVTDESEMFDITRGNLGLLEQAIALKAEQVKPAGPRELLCGPDLHHQRYFTMDDRPKHLDILRKSYFSKESSRPEKREIKCPTPGCDGTGHVTGLYPHHRSLSGCPHKDRIPPEILAMHENVLKCPTPGCTGQGHVNSNRNTHRSLSGCPIAAAEKLSKGHDKQLLCQPGGELLKGSPNDRVLRPMCFVKQLEVPPFGSYRPNMAPTTPRANLAKELEKYSKVSFDYASFDAQVFGKRMLAPKMATSETSPKAFKTKPSFPKSSSPSLVLHGYGKSSSLAYDYSHDAEAAHMAATAILNLSTRCWEKPENLSTKPHNKEMDIEVDENGTLDLSMKKPIKHEGSLSGTSPGVRSPDPSSSSSSLHHGSGMTSPNLLAYKQEEWEGPLDYTKPNRQREEEMDEMEHTGHSYVSSDPEDCDMMQDCMEDRKYPGEVTTPSFKVKFQPKDAKKELLSCPTPGCDGSGHITGNYASHRRCPTPGCDGSGHITGNYTSHRRCPVPGCDSLGHISGKYATHRSAYGCPLAARRQKEGLLNGTPFNWKAFKTEGPTCPTPGCDGSGHANGSFLTHRSLSGCPRALFAKKKAKFPSEDYLSTKFRASDVLDNDEDIKQLNREINDLNESNNEMEADMVNLQTQISSMEKNLKSIEHENKMIEEQNEALFMELSGLSRALIRSLANIRLPHMQEPITEQNFDRYVSTLTNMYTNKDCIQSPENKALLESINKAVKGIKV